The Streptomyces sp. NBC_00236 DNA window CGGACGGTCTCGCCCGTGTCCGTGCCGTCGGGCAGTCCCCATTCGGCCAGTACCCGGGCCACATAGCGCCGGGCGGCGGAGACCGAGACCGGCTCGCTCGGCAGGGTGACACGTGCTTCCTGATGGTCTGCCATGGCGAGCCGTCCCTTTCCCACCCGGAAGCGACCCCGCGATCGATGGTCCGGGTTGTGCTTCGCGCCAGATTGCCACTGATGCTGCCCGCTGTAACGGCGATCCACCAAGATATGCATATATCTGTCGCTCGAAGCGGTGAACTCTGCCCCGGATGCGCCGTGAGGACGCCACACTGTCCGCTCGGCAGGGAGTGGGAGGGAGGCACCACATGCAGCACGGCCCTGCGGTGCGACGCCGCAAGCTCGGGGAGGAACTGCGGAGTCTGCGCCATGCGTCCGGACTCACGAGCCGCGACGCGGCTCGTCTGCTCGGCTGGCATCAGTCGAAGGTCAGCCGGATCGAGACCGGTGTGAGCGGAGTACGGCCAGGTGACGTGACCCGGCTGCTCGACACCTATGGCACCAACGACCCGAAGTTGCGCGAGGTCCTGGAGGCGCTCGCGGGATCGGCGGGCGGCGGGGGCGCGGGATGGTGGCACGCCTACCGCGGTCTCATCCCGCCGCAGTACCGCGACTTCATCAGTCTGGAATCCCAGGCGCGCACCGCCCGCACCCTGGAGACGTCGGTGGTGCCGGGCCTGCTGCAGACCGCGGACTACGCCCGTGCGGTGACCCGGGCCTCGCTCGACGGACTGCCCACCGGACAGCTGGACTCGCTGGTGGAAGTGCGGCTCGCGCGGCAGGGTGTCCTGCGGAGCGACCCTCCGCTGCGGCTGAGCGCGGTGCTGGACGAGGCGGTACTGCGGCGGGAGGTCGGGGGCCGCCGGGTGATGCGGGAGCAGTTGCGCCACCTCAGCCGAGTGGCCCAACTGCCTCATGTGCAGCTTCAGTTGCTGCCGTTCTCGGTCGGCGGCTATGTGGGCCTCACGGGACCTTTCGTTATCTTCTCTTTTCCGACTACTTCTGATCTGGATGTGGTCGTTCTTGACCACTTGACGAGTAGCCTCTACCTGGAGCGGAAAGAAGACCTCGAGGCGTACAGCTCGGCCTTCCGCACCCTGCAGGCACACGCGCTGTCGCCGGAGCACTCGTTGGATCTGATCGCCGCAATCGACCGCGGCGGTCAGTGAACCCGTACTGCCCGAGGGAGCGTCATGTCGGATTGCCTCGCACAGCACGCGTTACGGTGGCGGCGCAGCAGCCGCAGCACGGGAATGAACAACTGCGTGGAGGCCGCGCCGTTCGGTGGCCGACGGCTGGCCGTGCGCGACTCCAAGGACCGCTCCAGGCCGCCTCTCCAGTTCTCCGCGACGGCCTGGACGTCCTTCGTCACCGCCCTGAACGGCGGTGACGTCAGCTGAGTCCGCGGCCGGGCGCCGCGGACCGGCGGATCAGCCGGCCGGGGCGGTCCGCCGTACGATCGCCACCGCCTCGGCGATCTGCTCGTCCGTCAGGTCGGCGCGCGCGGTCAGCCGCAGCCGGGAGACACCGTCCGGTACGGACGGCGGCCGGAAGCACCCCACCGCGATGCCGGCGGCACGGCAGTCGGCCGCCCAGCGGACGGCGTCCTCCGCCGAGGGCGCGCGTACCGAGACCACGGCCGCGTCGGGCCTGACCGCGGTCAGGCCGGCCGCGGTCAGCTGCCCGTACAGCGCGGTGGCGACGGTACGGGCCCTGGCCGCGCGTTCCGGTTCGCGGCGGAGCAGCCGAAGGCTGCCGAGCGCGGCGCCGACGGCGGCCGGGGCGAGCCCGGTGTCGAAGATGAAGGTACGGGCGGTGTTGACCAGGTGGTCGATCACCCGGGCCGGGCCGAGGACCGCCCCGCCCTGGCTGCCCAGGGACTTGGAGAGGGTGAGCGTGGTGACGATGCCCTCGCCGCCCGCCAGGCCGGCCGCGGCGGGGGCGCCCCGGCCGCCG harbors:
- a CDS encoding DUF397 domain-containing protein; this encodes MSDCLAQHALRWRRSSRSTGMNNCVEAAPFGGRRLAVRDSKDRSRPPLQFSATAWTSFVTALNGGDVS
- a CDS encoding helix-turn-helix domain-containing protein; translated protein: MQHGPAVRRRKLGEELRSLRHASGLTSRDAARLLGWHQSKVSRIETGVSGVRPGDVTRLLDTYGTNDPKLREVLEALAGSAGGGGAGWWHAYRGLIPPQYRDFISLESQARTARTLETSVVPGLLQTADYARAVTRASLDGLPTGQLDSLVEVRLARQGVLRSDPPLRLSAVLDEAVLRREVGGRRVMREQLRHLSRVAQLPHVQLQLLPFSVGGYVGLTGPFVIFSFPTTSDLDVVVLDHLTSSLYLERKEDLEAYSSAFRTLQAHALSPEHSLDLIAAIDRGGQ